One Rhea pennata isolate bPtePen1 chromosome 15, bPtePen1.pri, whole genome shotgun sequence genomic window, TACCCAGTGTATTTCAGTGGGGCTGAGTGGATGTGCAGTGACGAGCGCCACTCAAAGGGTCCACAGCACTCAAGAGCCACAGTCTCTGCTCCCTCTGAAAAAGGAGTAGCCAGCTGGACTCTCCAGGACCTTGGCACAAGCACAACCAAGAGCATGACCAGAGCTGTTTTGCAGCACTGCTCAATGCAACAGCCTGCTTGAGCACAGCTGTGACTGACTCTGGTTCCCAGGGAGCTGTATCAGCTTGGTGCATTCAGTTCTCTTATACAGATGACTGAAAACACCTCACTCCCTAAGGCAGTTTTCATCCTTGCTGTTAcccaaaaataaatatttaaagcatgaCAATCAGAACTCCTAATATACTACGTACTCTGAAATTTGGGTGTGACCAAATTGATGTAACCTTCCTGTGTTCCCCCAAAGAGCCCAACACCTAGTTTATCCAGGTCAGATTGTTTCTGCATTTGAACCCATTCCCGGATGGGTGACTTGTTCTGCACAGTCGTCAGTGCTTTGAGATTCACTCCCAGCAAGTCCTTTACTTCAGCAGGTGTCAGgatctacaaaaaaaatcaaagagcaaGATATAAAGATATAAGTGCAAGAATGGACAAAATACCTGTGACCAAGGACTTGGTGAAGTTTCTGTTAACAGAAGTgttaaaaacaggaaagaaacttCTTTTGAGTGCTTTCAACTGGGACAATCTTGTCTTACTCAATGggaataaaaatgatttctcaAAGCTTATTTCTGTCATCCTCTGATGACAAGACCATGCTGGAGGACACTAGGTCAAAGCTAGAATTGTTGCAGCTTCTCCATAATACTGCATCTGCTGTTGTGGCTTTTACCCTTCCCAAAAGACTGCATTGCCTACATTCAGCTCAGTGCATGGTTCTTCACCTTGCTTACATCCTCATCCAAGACCCCTCTTCTACGCCCAAGCAAGGGCCCCAGTCCCAGGACTCTCTTCCAAAACAGACAGTATTAGAACAGCAGCTTATCCCTGACTGCCAACACTCCCGGCACTAAGTTAGGAGAGCTATACGTAGCTTTGGACTGAGGCAAAGCAAAGGATTATCACATTGCCTAGTGGAATCCTGCTCCCTGCTATTATGTCTATGAGAGCCCAGTCTTGGGAAACTGCCCACTAAGGCTGAGTAAGCATCTATGTATGATTCCAAACCACTCTTTCGAAGAAGCTTCAAGCTGGTCACCCTCTTTCCACTGCTGCAACATCATTCTGAATTTGATGGAGTGACTCCTGATTTACACCAATGGACAATTTAACCAGAAATGACCACCTAGCATGAAACAAATGCATAGAATAAAACACTCTCACGGTCCAGCTCACCAGCAAAGagtctttttttaactttgtgaAAGTTTCAATATCCATGTTCACTTTGTCCTTGCTCAGAGCTCTGAGATCCACACCAGGGGCACCCCCTAGAaccaaaaagagaaagtatgccaaggttgtggagtcttgGAGAATATGCTTTCATGACGACTCCAAAGTTTATTAGCCCAGGGCTCCTAATAAAGTGGGTTCTAACTGGACAACTATGGAAGCTAGATCATTTTTCTGGGAGACCTTACCATGTTGGCCATTAAACCAACCTGCGTCAATGCTAGATGCTACAATGAGTATCTCCCATCCATCTACGCTACTGGTCAAcatgaaaaatctttgttttgtgaTATAGGGAATGGCTATGAGTAAGCCTAATAACACAATGTAAAGACAACATTCTTGCATTAGCAGTTGGATTTACTAGGGTATCTAACAAATCTTATCCCTCCTCAGAGTCCTAAGTCTGATTTTCTCTGAGATAGTTTGACAATCTGTCTGGGGATATGAAGTCAAGTACAGAAtctttcaagaatattttatgcACCTGCAAGTTGGAAAAGATTCAAACTCTCCTGAACTTTCAACAGTTTGGCTTTGAAAATTCCTGAAACTTATATGGCTTATGATCCTAATTCAGCTTCTGGCTAAGACCCATCTCTTTCCCTGtaacatgcttttctttttcttttttttacatacCTAGATATGGTTTGATAAGAGGATAGTAAGCACGTGAATTGTGCTGGTCTGAGAAAGCACGTTTTGCTTTATCGTACAAGATGTCTTTAGTAAGCTGTGAACAGGCTGAAGGATCAAGAGATGCTGTTCTGCGGAAAAATGAACATTTACGGAAAGAAAGgtttttattattgtatttactattttaatgttttctataaaataattgaaatcgGAATACATTTTCAACCATTCTGGACATCTCTTTGAGCTTCTCTACATAAGATAGGCTACATTCTCCTCCAATACAATCCTGAGCATTTCCCAGTGGATAGATGAGGtacaggaaaaagtaaatgaacAAATAATGGCTCAGTCTCCTGAACAAAATACTGGATCTGATAAGGTATCATGGCTCAGACAGCACACCGTTTAAACCTGCATGTTTGTAAACACATCAGATTTAATTAGTTTAATTTAGCCTCTTTCAAAGGAAGTTGAATTAATTTTCATCAACTCTCTTCTACATGCACACAGACAAAAACATGCACACAGACCACTACTGTTGTCAACTGAGGTATATTAAACAAAACTTGACTGCAAATCTGAGCCCCTCCTGGCAGAACTAAGAACAGCAGGCTTTTAAACCTGGAGGTGGAACAGATACTACAGCTGCTTCCTAGATTTCCTTTCACCAgttggagagaaaaagaaccTGCAATTGCTGATGGGAAGGTGCTTTTGCAAGAGGCAAGGAGTGCCAAAATACTTGACTCACTTCAAGCTGTTGGAGTCTATTGCGTTCAACTCAGTTGTGTTTAGAAGGCACACATATTTCGTACCAATTGCATTCAGCGCAGGGGTGGTCAAACGGTTTCCCAAGGTAACATATCGTTTAATGATTTCAGCAGcctaaaaacaaatatttattttttttaaaagttaacttCAACcagaatttatgtttttatcctcaaaagaggaacaaatgcaataattacaaaaataaaattgcatcaCCTTCAAGTTTATTTGCTTGGACATCAAGGACAGGCCAATTATCTCTGAACTCACTAAGCTAGTCCTAAACCAGCAGCTCCCAAAACAGGAAGCAACCATGGGcaggaaagcaaaaccaaacaccTACCTCTCTGTCAGAGGGCTTAGCCTGTAGCAAGGCAGCCAGCGTGTCAGCTGAACTTATCTTCCATTTGCTAATGTCCTCAGGCGTGAGGAAATCATTCAGGGGGCCCAGTTTGGGGAGCAGACTGTCAGGATACCCATTAGGATATGTCTGTGGAAAGACTGTTGTTATTGGTACGGACATTCATTATCATGCCTGTGATGACAAATTTATGCTCTTCGCAAAATTGATGTGGAAAAGTATAAAAAGTCTGCAAGCAACAATAAACCAAAGCCAGTGAGAATATATGAGCATGTCTATCCTTTTGGGCTTAGCAGTCCAGGCAGGCAAGCCCCAGGGAGGGAACGATACCTGCAGCAATATGAACCAACTCAACACGGACAGGACCTGGCAGCATGCCTTTGCGGTGGTGATGGCTAACCAAATACTAGGCTTCACCAGTAACAGTGCAGTCAGCAAGTTGAAGGAAGTGATTATTCCCCTCTATTTGGCACTTGTGAGACCCATCTGGAAACTACATCTACTTTTGGGTTACACAGTACAAGAAAAACTTTGACAAACTTGAGCAAGTCTAGCAAAGGGTCAAGTTACTTGGGGTGCTGAAGCACAGCCTGAACAAGAGAAGGCTAGGAGAGGATTTTGTCACTATCTTCAACTATCTAGGAGGATActagtggggggggggaggaggggtatggagccagactcttctcgGAGGTGCACAGTGAAAGGATGAGGGTCAACTGGCAAGGAAAATTttgatattaagaaaaacattttcatgataAAGGTAGTCAAACACTGGAACGGGAGCTCAGAGAGATGGTAGGGTActcatccttggagatattaaaaTGCAGCTGGACAAGTTCCTGAGCAACCTCATCAGTAAATAATCCTACATTCTTCAGCCTGGCATTACCTCATCCAGATGCCTCTTCAGCACAGCTAATTGCTGAATACTGAAAGGGTAGTTCAGTATCCGAGAGAGGTGATTATCCAGAGAGACATTCTTCAAGCAAGCACGTAACTGCTCAGGAGTATAGTAAATAGGCATCAGCTCATCCTCAAGAACTTCTTGTGTTATTGCCTTGTCAGGTGGACATCCTGTTAAAGCAAGAATCAAGTGTGCCCAGCATTACACTCTTTTGTTTAAGCTTTGAATGTTCCCTTACTGCCATCCTGGGCAACCTATCACTAAGGGTTTCATAGATCAAGTCAGACACGTTCAGGGAGTCTCACAAGAACTACCCTGACATCAGGGGGCACACTGCCATTATGGGTAAGTGAAAGCTCTCATACCATCAGCACGCTTATGCCGAGAAGGCAGGAGTTCTTCAACGATGGAGGCCAGCTGTTCCCTCGACAGAGATGAATCACGGGAAAAGTTTTTCAACCAAAGAGTTAAAAcattctgcaaagaaaacttttcatCAGGAAGATTTTGCACATCCTGGGCATTTCACCTGCAGAACAAGTTGCTACTCACACAGACAAGAAAGCTTAGGGTTGAAGTACTAAGGGCAGCAGAACACCTACTATAAATCTAGAGACCTTTCCCTGCTGAGCTAAAGGCAAATTTCTAAATGCTTAAACTCTATCATATTCCACACTCCATAAATGACCACCTCTCCACAAAGCACTGTATAGAGTTAGTACTGCTTTCCATCTCTGGTCCTCTTCAGATAGTTACTGAATGTGAATGATCTAGATCAGCAGTTCCCAGCTTTCTGGCTTGACGAACCCTCACCCCTCATAGACCATCTGGCACCTTTGGCACTAGGCTTTTAACTGAAGACACTGCTGGTAAGTTATCTGCTGAACAAATCTCCTCATCCTCATGGAACAGTATGGGAACCACGGACCTAGAAACCATGCTTCTTCTGAACTGCAGGACCTAAGAGTGCTTCCCAAACTCCCCACTTCCCTATTTGTAACTCACCTTAGGGATCTTCTGCAAGATGCTATGATCAAACACAGGAATCAATTCACTGAGCTCATTCAACGTAGAAGCTGACCACACTGAAGGAGGCCTGAATACAAAAATCAGTAGGGATTAGATttcaagaaagtaaaaacaaaacaacgaCAACAAAACACCTTTAAAAGCTGCCAGGATTATGTTCCTCTAACATTGaaagttaataaaatagaaGGTTGCCATCCTAAAATTTTCTTGATCACTTCCTGCTACACAGAACTTCATTCCAGCAGTGCAGGAGCAACGTCAGTGCCTTGAACTGACATTCACTAGGACGCAGCAGCTGGATGAGAAAATGTCAtggaacagaaattattttcttgagcATGAATACTGAAGTATATCCATTGCTCACTATTAATCATCCAGTGCCAAGACCTCAGAGCATCTGATACCAGGAAggagagtatttttttctctcctggaCAATATCTCTGTTAGATACAGCCAAGAAAGCCTGAGAGATTCAGGGATTTATGAAACATCTAATCTATGACTGGCGGAAACAAAAAGTCTTCTCAGAGCCCGTAGTTGAAAAACAGCTAGAGCCTACCTTGATTCATCAGGACAGTCTCAGAGAAGTTTCATTATTGAAAAATAGGCCAGAGAAAAGGCTTTTATAACTACTGAGGCAAGACACGGATTACTATTTTTCAGTAGAATTCCAGTCAAGCTAAAGAAGttcaaataaaacaatgtaaaaGGCCCAatgtaaaaatcaaaaccaacAAAACATTCAAGGTTTTGATTAAGCTGGTTCGCTGGAGTTCACTCAAGTCTCAATAGGACAAGTGCTTTGTTTCATCTGAAGTATTTTGCCCATAcctagaataataataaaaaaatcatacccAAATTTAGTGTTTCCACTGCTGATAACACTCCTAATAGCCTCCTCTTGATCAGGCAGTAAAGATTCACATTGGCTTAACTGCTTCAGCAAAATTTCACCAGAACTTCTAATGTATTCTCCACCGAGGTCACAGACCAGACGACCCAGAACCTCTGCATTTTCCTCATTTACTCGTGTGCCAGGAATTTTCTAAAGTAACACAAGATAAAGGTGTTAAACAGACCTTGCTGTCACTGTAGGAAGGAACACTCCTGTTCCTGCTGAGAGCTGACAACCCAAGTTCTCACCAGTCTTGTGCAAAACCGTCCCCTTGACCACATACCAAACATGCTAAAGCTTCCAAAAGCAACTGTTTCCGCTGGGAGGACTCTCTTTGCAGAACATCAAGGTTTGCTTTCCCAACGTTAGCAAAGTATTGCCAACAGCTTCCTGTCATTGCATAGTCTGAAGGACTAGAAAGACAAATACTTCATAAATTCTAGTGAGACCATTGATGAGGTTCAATGCTGCTCAACACTATGTCCAACATAATGCTTCCCACACAACAGACTCTTTCTAAACTCTACATAGTTGTTCTTTCCAAAGATCATAGtccctgttttttaaaaattcatgttcACTTCACAACAAATTCCACCCTACTGATTGTTTTCTTTGGTGTTGTAAATGAAAAGCATATTCACAGAAGACAGAAAGTACTAAAAATCCATAATGATCTCATATCCaggcaaatatatttaaaaagagttttGTACCCTTTTACTAATATGATGGACTATTGAGTCTGAAAGGACCTCAAAACCAAATGGCCTTCTGAAAGTTTTCTGcaatctgatttcttttctgtaagaagGCCTGAACAAGCTGGGAACATATGTCGTATGTGAAGTAGTCATTACTGGCTAACTTCTAAAATAACATGTCTTTTGCCACTAAGGGCTAAGTCAACAAGAGGAAAATCACAGCTCAGTTAccttaaaaacagcaacaggTCTTCAGGATAGCTGTCTAAATCCCTGGGAATCCCATGCAGTGTTACCATCTTCACCAAGCACCTCAGCTGAAAGGACAGCAGGGTTtacatcaaagaaaaaacagtatgaaaacgtaagaaaaataaagcaaaaggaaagaatgtgCTCTGTTCcaaaataagataaaaagaGGACCGAAATCAGAGGGTTTGGTTCCTGAGAAACCTAGCTAGTTGGACTGTGACTTCACCTCAGAGAAATTCAGAGCCATGTGATGGAGACAAAGGACCAGTTTCTCTGGTTTTAGTCCCATAAGCAGGAAGTGCTTGAGTTCTAGATGAATGATCCTGACTACCACCTTCATGAAGTTatcaaaaaatgcattttagcatATGGGAACTGACCTGCTCTTCTCCTAGCTTGACATTCTTCTGCTTCATGACTTTGGCCAGCTGCTGAAaactttccatttccatttcatttgcaGCTGCACATGTGAAGCCTTGGAGGACAGACTGGGAAAGCCTGAAcatccaaagaaagcaaatcagAGGAACAATGACATCAGGAGGAGAGTTAATGCTGATCATATTTGTAATGAGCGTATTACAAATATCACCTACATAAACCTCCCCTAGTCTCAAAGCCTGAAGTTCTCCAAACTCCATCCCCTCAAAATCATTAGTCTTGACATACGTGGGAGTTCAGAAGCCATCATTGGCCAAATAAACATAATCTGAGGACTTGCACTGGAAGCCGAAAGGCAAGGAGAGACTACTCCTCGCCTCCCAATTGTACTGCTGAACTCTGATTTAATCAGTCTGCCTCTGTGTTTTCAGCAAATGCCATCCTTCAAAACTGAAGGAGAGTTGAGCAGATCTTCATCACTGAACACAGCTTTCAAAGGCTGTGAAAGCTTAGGGAAAAGTCCTTAAAATATTATCTGCTCTTCATATGGAAAAGCTGCTGTTGCAAAATCAACATGACACAGATGTCGattcctttgtttttcccagATACATTTCACTGTTTGCCTCATTCTCCATCCTAGACACAAGAGCTGGCAAAAAAGACACACACCATTCTTACTAGATTTTAATCCCTGGTATACCATAGTGTAAGACTGACATGTTCTCCAATTAGAAATGCCTTCCACAGAATTAGAAGCAAAGATTTCAAGTGCAGTCTGAGCCTGTAGCGTTGTTTTAGGAAGCAAGTTGGCCTTATGGGTATATTTTACAGCTGACCCTCTGGTACACCTTGGTGCTACCTGTCTATGTTCAGGTTTGCATGGTATTTGCTGCCTCTTTCTATGGACTGAATGTGGTGAGTTTGCCACATGCAACAAAGGATCAGCAAACATGgaaaatggagagaagaaaaatgctacCTGCTGAAATCATGCTCTGTCTTTATCACATCACCGAAAAACATGGTAGCCTGTAGAGCAAAGCCAAAGAGAGTCAATGGTTTATCAAACTCTTCTGCAACACTCAGCTATATTTTCAGACAGATTTGCAGAGTGGACCGACACCCCTATGGTATCAAAGCCTGACACTGAAAGGTATGAAGGAAACAAGCTGCTAGCATATTACCTGTTCTCGGGTCCATGTTTTCTGATTGAGATCCTGAATATTAGGCTTCTCTTTCCCAAAAATAAGCAATGATTTTGGAATGTAACTGGCCAGAGCATCAGGGATGTACTTAACCAGGTCAGTAGGGTGGCTTACACTGGAGGAAATCTaacaaaaaaacatatatatatataattcaaATCCTGTGGCTAAAATAAACAATTGttgaggaagaaatgaagaactggAGAGAAACCAGGCAAATTCCCCTGCTGATCACGTGGGCATTTCTCAGAGACATAATGCtatgaaatatttcctgtttgACATTATCCTGTTAACAGACTGAGAGCTGCTTGGAGCTAATACTTGGGGCCCCAGTTGGGAACGATTCTGCCTATATCAGAGTTTCCTAGTTCCTTGCTTTATCCCTGAAAAACGTGTGACAGTGTAAAAAAGATGGGCACTTCTCTCTCTGCCAACCCAAACAACATCTCAGCTTGCCAAAGGGCACAATGCAGAGTAATCCTTTGCTGAAAGAATTACTTCCCTAAAGCTTGGCACAGAGCCCTGATGGCTCACTGCCCCAGGACAAGCTTGAGGCAGAGTCTCAAGCGCCAAGCACAGGTCAGAGCCTTTCCTGCCAGGAGGAGGTTGAACAGCAGCAAACCTGAATACTGCACTTGCAACTTGAAGGCTACAATCATGGccagcaaaaagacaaaaagatgtCCAAATCCTACACAATCATATGAAGGAAACAAACCAGCACATTGCTAGAGGATCAGTCTGCCCTAAAAGGGCATTCCTAACTCACCTTTGCTTCTTACATGTTTCTCAGTCCAAACACCGGCAATAACCTTTCTATGAAGGCATATTCTCAAATAAGTAGAGTAGTTTCTTCAACCACCCTGTAGAGCAGCTATGTCTTTTCTGATGTTGGCCCAAAAAAGAGTTGACATAGCATGGTGGCTGGCAGCCAAGGACTCTATACAGGCACTGAGACAGGGACTCAAGATGCCTGTCTCTGCTGCACCCTCCGGTTAGCAATGACAAGCAGCCCTGAGGGAATGTGGTCTgggtgtgtgcgtgtgtgcaaTGTCTGGCCTCAGGTAACCACCAGCATTCTCAGCTCTGAGTCACTGAGGCTTTGCTGACTTACAatgtcccaaagagaaaaacatcttCACCTTTTCCACAAATGccattttcagagcagagggTAGGGTCCCCATTTGCTGAACAAACTCAGGTAACTTAATAGCTTCCAAGATCACCTCTGGAGGTAGACTTTGAAGTGTGCTGCTGTTGAGGCCAGTCACCAAGCTCCCTAGCTTTGCCAGGCTCTGGCCATCTGTGATCTGAAAGGCAATGCATACAGTCAAGAGGACATTACAAGTCATGTATCATATTTTTTGCAACtacaaatacatacaaacaGATGTGAGCTGTGTATGTGGATCTTATAATTTGTACCTGATAACCAGAGCTGAGCAATTTATTGATAATGGTGCTGGACTGCTCAGTGTTCCATCCATGAACATCACCCAGGGCAGGAAGAGATGCTTCAAGGTCTTTACCACTGATGCTATTCTCAATCTGGGATATGGACAACccaacagcagcctggcccaGTGCACTCAGGACTGCAGGAGGAAAATGTTCAAACTTTCTCACCAAAGAGGATGCAACCTGAAAAGGTCCCATacagacagaagaggaagtCAGAAGAGCAATGAGGGGAGCCTACAGGATCCCATGGCCTTTGGATGTGTTAAATCACTGGACTTTCTGCTTCATAGACTTCTGTGATGAAGTCTGGTGAGGGACTTCCTCTACCCACTAAGATTTTGCTGATCACGAAACAGCAGCCAGAGGCcacaataaaaaagcaaaatggcCTACAGGACCATACAGAGGAGAAGGCACAAGAATTGACACCAAATCCTCTGATGAGGCTAGTTACTCCCAACCACTCTTCCTGGCAACCCCAAATCCAGTCTCACTCCCAGATTTGTGAATCCTCTTCCATATGGAAACCTCATTCCTACAAGGGAATCCGCAGTGAGCAGAGGAGCCACTCCACTGCCCAGGAGCTGTGACTGGCTGGGCTGCATCCATGCTCTGTGCTCATCACTGCAAGAGTGCGGCAAGCTCAAGTGCTTCCCTGCAACAATGTTTGAGGAGATCATTTAACTTCTCATTGCCTCAATTTTCTCATCAATTAGAGAGGATGATAGTACTTTAAAGATTAGCCATGACCTCAGCAGAGACCTAATAGTTTGTAAGCTGTTTATCTGCTGCAGGATTAGAGCTGTTTCTTCACTAAGAAGAAAAGACTTCCTCACAATTTTTGTGACTCCTGATTCACAGGGCTGGCAAGTACATTACCTGCAACTCCTTCGCTGTCAGGAATGAAAAGTGAGGTCTCTCTTTATTTGCTCCTGTGTATGTTACATTTATGGGGCAGTTCTTCGTGATCCTCTGGGCCAAGCTCAAAGCTTCATCTCTGCTCAGGTTGCTCACTGCGGAGGGGCTCAGGTAGCAAACAAATCTGTCTGGAAGACTGTAGATGGAAGACAAAGAGGAGAGGTTGCAAATATGACTGACAGTGGCTCCACCAGAGAGCTCTCCTCTTTTTCCAGAGGATTCTCTCTTCTAGTGTACACTTCCCCTCACTCGCTTAGGCTCTGACGATGCTCCTGTTTACAGGAAGCACTGTCACGTCTTGCCCAGATGCAAGATGTGTTGTTGGTTGTTAGCTGGTGGACTGCGCTGTGTGACAATCACTTCCCACGATTTGGAACGTGGGGTCTGGCCCTCCCCAAGATCCACTGCAATGTGATTAGAAATGCAAATAGAAACATGCTTTGCACATCTCATGCAAGTAGGCATCAGAATCATCACTGAGCAAAACTGGCTAAATCAAGGTATCGCGTTAAACCGTGAGTCAGGCAGGAAGTAAGGTCAGATCCCATACCTTGATAATGGAAAGCTGGGCCCAGACGTCAGTAGCAAGGTGTAATACACGGCTGTTGCCGGGAGCAAAGTGAGGTTGCTGATGATTTGTATATTGATTGGATCCCTGGCAAATTGTTGAAGCTGATAGTATTACCatgaggggaggggggaaaaaaaaaaaagatactttaatCCTGACAGTCACTTGGGACAGTTTGAAGAGAATCTCATTTCAAGCAATATGATTTTTTATAACTGGCTTTAGAATTATGAGGGGTTTTTGTTAAGTAATGCACTGggattttgcttcatttttctgtgcactCCAAGGGTATGTAGGCATTTCACTCTGACTGCTGTAAGGCAAAAAAGTGGCACTGCTGCTAAAAGACACAATCCTGCCTACTTATCCTGTCCCTCCAACACCCCTCTTGCAGGGTGGCCTAGTAAGGCCATGCACTAAACCAGGCCAAGACATCACTCCAGTCCTAAGATAAAGACTGGTACTGCTCTTCTTATTGACTCcagtttgctttctgcagaatCATCTATGTCTAATTAACTTCTGTGCAAATGAAAGCCCTGTCTGTCTCATCATGAGTAACAAATcataatgggaaaaataaagaaccGAAGTCATTCTTCatcataaataaataggaaaaatcttccttttagCAGCATCTTCATGAGTTTTGGCTCGGGCAGGAAGATGATCTCCCAGGTACAGAGTATTTCACAAAATGAACATCCTTCATCACCACCGTGACCCTGTACTTACTGTTGATTCATCAGCAAAAAGCTGCAAGTCTCCAACGGTAGCATGCTCCATAAAGGATCCCAGATAATTTTCAAACCAAGCAGTGGAATTCAGACCTGGAATGGTTGCACtgtaacatttctgttttgacCCTGCAAAACAGGCAGATACCATAAAACTACAGACTcacactgcagctgaaaatcaGTGGAGATAAGAGATTTCTGAATACAGAACAGACTTTAGTCTATCAGAGAAATAAGCCAGCAGAGAGCACCCTAAGTACCTGTGATCATGCATTACAGTAAGAATCAGCAGCTTTATAGAGACCTTTACATGTCTTTACGTGTGCCTTTCTTTGCACTGGTTTTGTACAGTCCTAAATCcaaaagaatgaaatacagTTTCACAGCAATAATTAAATATGCATCAAACagttcagcttttttttaaaaaaaaaaagttttgcttctttttactGGCATTCTATCCATCACTCATTATCAATTGCAACATCCTAGCATACATTTTCCCAGGCAGATCAAGTAGATGCTCAAACCCATGCATTTGAGCATTCAATTTGCAAATGCCTGTAGGACAGGATGGAGGCCTCACTCTTTCAGAGTCCTCTGAATAATTCATCacagctctttttcttcctcccttcaaATCTGCCAGAACCTTCTGCAGGAAACAGAAGTTTGCATGTAAACTACTGCCTCAGGACAGGGAAGTGCCTTACCCAGGTGCCGGACTGAGCTAACTTCTGAGCTGAACTTCTTCAGCTCTCAGAACTAAACTCTGCACTGACCCTTTCAATGAAAGCAATAAATGCAATTTGCAGAGGATGTAAGACAGCACAGAACTGCCTCTACTGATTTGGACTGGCTAAAGAAAGCCTTCAGGCT contains:
- the LOC134147287 gene encoding uncharacterized protein LOC134147287 isoform X1, whose amino-acid sequence is MTELKGRCSFEKAETRPSLLSEKQPSALVALHTKGPVTTGSWRFLPYVGTLKIFARMTSLHSGLRFLLLVGWLVAAATSAGTFPCSSSPVNETAVCASVKSVSQEMLLKIAHGQASPCNLTFGQYACAQSAWLQDLDDDFLVYLYSCLSPKPVSAVDPAYSILFFSKYDANKLVAALTTFSQRFSHVPLSEEWNMVFINGLWEKMLQVPDIESPPVLFQWVHEGLQPFLVKPTAFACLHDKNMLCKTFRKIVTALNGIYSNLPVEEQRNLYNGIKYYLIHEGSKQKCYSATIPGLNSTAWFENYLGSFMEHATVGDLQLFADESTLQQFARDPINIQIISNLTLLPATAVYYTLLLTSGPSFPLSSLPDRFVCYLSPSAVSNLSRDEALSLAQRITKNCPINVTYTGANKERPHFSFLTAKELQVASSLVRKFEHFPPAVLSALGQAAVGLSISQIENSISGKDLEASLPALGDVHGWNTEQSSTIINKLLSSGYQITDGQSLAKLGSLVTGLNSSTLQSLPPEVILEAIKLPEFVQQMGTLPSALKMAFVEKISSSVSHPTDLVKYIPDALASYIPKSLLIFGKEKPNIQDLNQKTWTREQATMFFGDVIKTEHDFSRLSQSVLQGFTCAAANEMEMESFQQLAKVMKQKNVKLGEEQLRCLVKMVTLHGIPRDLDSYPEDLLLFLSPSDYAMTGSCWQYFANVGKANLDVLQRESSQRKQLLLEALACLKIPGTRVNEENAEVLGRLVCDLGGEYIRSSGEILLKQLSQCESLLPDQEEAIRSVISSGNTKFGPPSVWSASTLNELSELIPVFDHSILQKIPKNVLTLWLKNFSRDSSLSREQLASIVEELLPSRHKRADGCPPDKAITQEVLEDELMPIYYTPEQLRACLKNVSLDNHLSRILNYPFSIQQLAVLKRHLDETYPNGYPDSLLPKLGPLNDFLTPEDISKWKISSADTLAALLQAKPSDREAAEIIKRYVTLGNRLTTPALNAIGTKYVCLLNTTELNAIDSNSLKTASLDPSACSQLTKDILYDKAKRAFSDQHNSRAYYPLIKPYLGGAPGVDLRALSKDKVNMDIETFTKLKKDSLLILTPAEVKDLLGVNLKALTTVQNKSPIREWVQMQKQSDLDKLGVGLFGGTQEGYINLVTPKFQTPSSAPLGAAAMVFHLLPALLLSFLMMLVLS
- the LOC134147287 gene encoding uncharacterized protein LOC134147287 isoform X2, which encodes MTELKGRCSFEKAETRPSLLSEKQPSALVALHTKGPVTTGSWRFLPYVGTLKIFARMTSLHSGLRFLLLVGWLVAAATSAGTFPCSSSPVNETAVCASVKSVSQEMLLKIAHGQASPCNLTFGQYACAQSAWLQDLDDDFLVYLYSCLSPKPVSAVDPAYSILFFSKYDANKLVAALTTFSQRFSHVPLSEEWNMVFINGLWEKMLQVPDIESPPVLFQWVHEGLQPFLVKPTAFACLHDKNMLCKTFRKIVTALNGIYSNLPVEEQRNLYNGIKYYLIHEGSKQKCYSATIPGLNSTAWFENYLGSFMEHATVGDLQLFADESTLQQFARDPINIQIISNLTLLPATAVYYTLLLTSGPSFPLSSLPDRFVCYLSPSAVSNLSRDEALSLAQRITKNCPINVTYTGANKERPHFSFLTAKELQVASSLVRKFEHFPPAVLSALGQAAVGLSISQIENSISGKDLEASLPALGDVHGWNTEQSSTIINKLLSSGYQITDGQSLAKLGSLVTGLNSSTLQSLPPEVILEAIKLPEFVQQMGTLPSALKMAFVEKISSSVSHPTDLVKYIPDALASYIPKSLLIFGKEKPNIQDLNQKTWTREQATMFFGDVIKTEHDFSRLSQSVLQGFTCAAANEMEMESFQQLAKVMKQKNVKLGEEQLRCLVKMVTLHGIPRDLDSYPEDLLLFLSPSDYAMTGSCWQYFANVGKANLDVLQRESSQRKQLLLEALACLKIPGTRVNEENAEVLGRLVCDLGGEYIRSSGEILLKQLSQCESLLPDQEEAIRSVISSGNTKFGPPSVWSASTLNELSELIPVFDHSILQKIPKNVLTLWLKNFSRDSSLSREQLASIVEELLPSRHKRADGCPPDKAITQEVLEDELMPIYYTPEQLRACLKNVSLDNHLSRILNYPFSIQQLAVLKRHLDEILTPAEVKDLLGVNLKALTTVQNKSPIREWVQMQKQSDLDKLGVGLFGGTQEGYINLVTPKFQTPSSAPLGAAAMVFHLLPALLLSFLMMLVLS